A genomic window from Camelina sativa cultivar DH55 chromosome 2, Cs, whole genome shotgun sequence includes:
- the LOC104757317 gene encoding putative FBD-associated F-box protein At5g56410, with the protein MDKIIGFSDDELLVKILSFLPTKDAASTSILSKHWKFLWMRVPKIDFNEMSMYSLVSFCQYIILEEDKRRDYLSKSGKSHMMRRFIDRNLPLHSSPVIESLRLELFTEAFQPEDIKQWVEIAISRCIEELSVAFSSFNGIINAVMPSSLYTCKSLVTLKLKKHILVDVPHAFCLPSLKTLHLRRVIYADEESLQRLLSNSSVLEDLVLELCPGDNVRKFAIIIPSLLSLSFDISAQCTSDGYIIDTPSLKYFKALDRSDSTSTSTCFIVKNMPKLEEAQVCVGHNVKKLLQAVTSVKRLSLLVEDNNSAEAVYGDDFVFNKLEHLYFHIYGTFWSKLLFQLLNASPKLRDFTFNDDLLTYDGIMGASVCWKQLKLSSLQTFKWLGCHRSVEGKDLATYIFRNSCLLKTATISLPETNLELETEVNFWFRGSPTCNLVFTEDSDYGERNLWWQSI; encoded by the exons ATGGACAAGATCATTGGGTTTTCTGATGATGAATTGCTCGTGAAGATCTTATCGTTTCTTCCAACTAAAGATGCGGCAAGCACAAGCATTTTGTCGAAGCATTGGAAGTTTCTTTGGATGCGGGTGCCAAAAATTGACTTCAACGAGATGAGCATGTATTCTTTAGTATCTTTCTGTCAATATATCATCTTAGAGGAGGATAAGAGAAGAGACTATTTAAGCAAGTCTGGAAAAAGCCATATGATGCGGCGTTTTATTGACAGGAATCTGCCATTACATAGCTCTCCGGTCATAGAGAGCTTGCGTCTCGAGCTTTTCACTGAGGCGTTTCAACCTGAAGACATCAAACAGTGGGTTGAAATTGCAATCTCTCGTTGCATTGAGGAGCTAAGCGTTGCTTTTTCTAGTTTCAATGGAATAATTAATGCAGTCATGCCGAGTAGCTTGTATACTTGCAAATCACTTGTGACgttgaaactaaaaaaacacaTTCTCGTGGATGTTCCTCATGCTTTTTGCCTCCCCTCCTTGAAAACTTTGCACCTTCGACGTGTGATATACGCAGATGAAGAATCTCTTCAACGGCTTTTATCTAATTCCTCTGTTTTGGAAGATCTTGTTCTGGAACTATGTCCTGGTGACAATGTGAGAAAGTTTGCTATTATCATCCCGTCATTGCTTAGTTTATCCTTTGACATATCTGCTCAGTGTACTTCTGATGGGTATATCATAGATACTCCTTCTTTGAAGTATTTCAAAGCTTTAGATAGAAGTGATAGTACTTCTACTTCCACATGTTTTATTGTGAAGAATATGCCTAAGCTGGAGGAGGCACAGGTATGTGTTGGTCACAATGTCAAGAAGCTTCTCCAAGCTGTCACATCTGTCAAGCGTCTTTCACTGTTGGTAGAAGACAACAACAGTGCAGAG GCTGTATATGGTGATGATTTTGTCTTCAATAAGCTTGAGCATCTGTATTTTCATATCTATGGGACATTTTGGTCCAAGTTACTATTCCAATTGCTCAATGCTTCTCCCAAACTACGAGACTTCACTTTCAAT GATGATCTTCTTACATATGATGGTATTATGGGTGCATCGGTTTGCTGGAAGCAACTGAAATTGTCGAGTCTCCAGACTTTCAAGTGGTTAGGTTGCCATAGATCCGTAGAAGGGAAAGATCTGGCGACATATATCTTTAGAAATTCTTGCTTATTGAAGACTGCAACAATCTCGCTCCCAGAAACGAATCTTGAGCTGGAGACGGAGGTGAACTTTTGGTTCCGTGGTTCACCCACATGCAACCTTGTATTCACTGAAGACTCGGACTATGGTGAAAGAAATCTTTGGTGGCAATctatttaa
- the LOC104741684 gene encoding SOSS complex subunit B homolog → MVLLLLKDIVPAAQNNINTRFIILDKARSPPTAANNGKNCIALAADETAAVHIQLWGDECEEFEAGDIVKLTNGIFSYVRNSGLILRAGKRGKMEKLGEFTVAFVETPNISEIQWIPDPENPKRYIQSAVVSAYSRIFPPLP, encoded by the coding sequence atggtcTTGTTGTTACTCAAGGACATAGTTCCCGCGGCACAGAACAACATAAACACGCGTTTCATCATCCTCGACAAAGCAAGATCTCCTCCAACAGCAGCCAACAACGGGAAGAACTGTATCGCGTTGGCTGCAGATGAGACGGCTGCGGTTCACATACAGCTGTGGGGAGATGAGTGCGAGGAGTTCGAGGCAGGAGATATCGTGAAGCTCACGAATGGGATATTCTCATACGTGAGAAACAGTGGGCTCATCCTCAGAGCTGGGAAGCGTGGGAAGATGGAGAAGTTGGGAGAGTTCACTGTTGCGTTTGTCGAAACGCCAAACATTAGTGAGATCCAATGGATTCCTGATCCTGAGAATCCCAAACGCTATATTCAGAGCGCCGTCGTTTCAGCTTATTCCCGTATCTTCCCTCCTTTGCCTTAG